The segment CCTTCAAGTGCTGGCCGTCTTTAGCTTCTGATGCCTCTAGACAGATGTaggttttgtgtgtatatgtgggtgTGTATTTTTTACATCTTTTCTAGCAGTTCTTTGCAAATGGTTCATTGCAAGAGGGTTGGTGTACTACAGGCTGATCCATGGTAGCTAAGAAAGGAAGTGCTAGTACTATTGAAataattcttttgttgttgtattcACTGGGAATTGGACGTGGAATACAGCCTCTCTCCTCTCTTATGGCCATCTTTTAGTCATCCGAGTCATTGCACTGAGTTTGTTTCTATGATAACTGAAATAAATGCTCATCTTATCCAGTTACAACAAGAATCTTCAAAACATTAAAtgcagcaggccgggcgcggtggctcacgcttgtaatcccagcactttgggaggccgaggcgggcggatcacgaggtcaggagatcaagaccacggtgaaaccccgtctctactaaaaatacaaaaaaattagccgggcgtggtggcgggcgcctgtagtcccagctactcggagaggctgaggcaggagaatggcgtgaacccgggaggcggagcttgcagtgagccgagatcgcgccactgcactccagcctgggtgacagagcgagactccgtctcaaaaaaaaaaaaaaaaaaaaaaaaaaaattaaatgcagcaacaacaacaaatcttctttaattctttaaagaaactttttcttttgtatttgtttattgctGCTTAACAGTTTAACCCAGAAATCAGTGGCCTAagacaatatttattatttcatagtttCTGTAGGTTGAGAATCTGAGCTTGGCTTAGCGGAGTCCTGTGGTTCTCAAAAGGCTGCCATCACATCAGGGCTCAGCTGGGAAAAATCTGCTTCCCAGCTCATTCATGTGGTTGCTGGCAGGAATCAGTTCCTTCTGAACTCTTGAACAGAGGCCTCAATTCCTCACCAGATGTTGGTTGAAGGCCTTCCTCAGTTCCTTGTCACACGAAGCTTCCCATAGAGCATCTCACAATGTGGCAACTAGCTTCATCATTGAGAGGACAAGAGAGACTGCCAGTAAGAAAGAGTACTAGCAAGACAGAAGTCATAGGCATTAATAATCTAATTGTGGCAGTAACATTCTATCACTTGTGCTATGCTCTGTTTGTTAGAAACAAGTCACTAGGCTgtgtgcattggctcatgcctgtaatcccagctaagggattcaggaggctaaggctggaggatcactcgaggccaggagttcaagaccagcctaggcaagatagCAAGGCTGTCTctttcaaaagaacaaaaaaagaaaaaaaaaaagactgtctcaTTCATAGATAGATAGGTAACTAACTGACTAGTCACTAGGTCCAGCCCACTTGAGGAAGGAATTGCAGAAATGTCTGACTCCATAGAGGCAAGGGTCATTGAGAGGCATTTTTGAAAGCTGCCTACCACAGTAAGGAAGTCAGAATATGAAGGGCTTTGttgtttcttatttaattttacccTGTATTAGAGGTACTGTATGAGGctcttctcacattgctataaagaaatacctgagactgggtaatttataaagaaaagaggtttaactggctcatggttctgcaggctgtacaagaagcatggcaccagcatctgctcagcttctaaggaggcctcaggaagcttttactcatgatggaaggcaaatgGGGAGCCAGTGTctcacatggcagagcaggagcaagagagagcgaGAGTGGCAGCGGGGTGCCGTAataccaagccatgagggatctgcccccatggcccaaacatctcccaccaggccccgcctccaacattgggaattacatctcaacatgagatttgcggGGAACATCCAAACTCTATCAGGCACCAAATTTGCAGGCTGAAGAATTGCCACTTGGGTGTATTTTTATGACTGCATTTTCTCACCCATTGAGTCTCCTGTACATCGTCTTTGGGCTTATGGACATGCTGACACAGCGCCTGTTGTTCCATGGAGGAGACCCACGGGTGGTAATGGTCAGCTGAAACACGGGGATAGACCATGAGAGAGGGGGTACCTTTGACAGTGGTGCTTTTCAGAGGTCATGAAGGATTAAGCACACTAGAGAGAGGAACAGCGAGGGGCCAGATGAGGAGCCTGAGGAGGACCAGTAGGAGGACCGGGAACCTCACAGAAGTGCCACTAAAGGTGTGTGAGCAGGAGGCTGTGGACTGAAAACCACGTCACAGTGAGACAAGCCTGGCATGTTATCTGAATGGTTTGGAGGCGGGGACTAAAGCAGGGGAGAATAGGTAGGTATATCTTGTAACAGTAAGTAGTTAATGAACTAGATATGGAGATATTCCAGACAAAGGAAGTAGCCCTAGAGACGCACAGAATCAGATTAAACAGCTGGGTGTGCATTCAGATTGTATATCTGGGTTCCTGTTTGGCAAAAATCTTCGCATTACTTGAGGGATAGAAATAAAATGCTCCATCTGTGGCAGGTGCATTGGTGTATGTTGTTTTATCTTTTTCGATAGCGCTTCTACCTTAATAGAGTAGCTGTTGGCTCTGTAAACCAGCTGCAGCTACTACACCCCGTTTCTACTGGAGCAGGAGTAGAGTTTTCCTAGCTAGAGAAGAACGTGGACAATAGCTAGTCCTACCCCATTATTGATTACCAGAGAGAAATGACAGGCCTCCCCCACCCTCTTTCCCCATTCCTGCTCTCTCTAATAATAATGAGTCACTTATCAGGGAAAGGATTGAGAAAAAAACTCAATTTTCTTACTGCTTGGGCATTTTCTCTCACAGGATTTTGTGGATGGATGAATGTATGTGCTTATTATGTTAAAAAATGGGATTGGCTGTGTCTTCCGGCTGGCTTTATAGTTGTACCATGTTGGTTCCTCATTGCCAACCAGTGTAAAAGAATAGGAaagatgggccaggcgtggtggttcacacctgtaatcccagcactttgggtggccgaggtgggtgaatcacttgaggtcaggagttagcaagaccagcctggccaatatggtgaaaccctgtctctgctaaaaatacaaaaaatcagctgagcatggtggtgcaagcctgtaatcccagctactcaggaggctgaggcaggagaatctcttgaacccaggaggcaaaggttgcagtgagccaagatggcgccactgcactccagcctgagcgacagagcaagactcccatctcaaaaaaaaaaaaaaagaataggaaagtTGTTGCTAGTGTGGTATTTCATACAAAGTCTAAAGATCAACACATTTTACCCTTTCAAATGAGTGTAAGCAGTCATAAAGATTTGTCagattgtctttgtttttaataaatctgAAACAGCATTGAGATCAGGGATGAAGAAAGCCAGAGAAATTGGTTTACAACTGTCTTGTTCCATGTAAATGTCATCAAAATAATCAAATTCAGTAACAGATTTGATGGTAATTTTTGTTCAAAGGtgtcactactttttttttttatagtgaagaatgaaaatcttgaaaatttggaggaaaaagaatattttggaaTTGTCAGTGTAAGGATTTTAGTTCATGAGTGGCCTATGACATCTGGTTCCAGTTTGCAACTAATTGTCATTCAAGAAGAGGTAGTAGAGATTGATGGAAAACAAGTAAGATAGTATGTTTATTAATTGGGAATTAAATGATAAAGATTTAGATTTGTGCTAGATATTATGCATGTGTTCAGTTATTTTGTTTCTGACTTGATAAGGTGCCTAATGTTGCCTATAtccaattatttataatttttgtatatttattttagcatttgaaatatattttaaaagtttcccaTATTCATGTTTGTATCACTTTAAAATGTACAGACATTATTAAATAGAAAGTAAGCAAAGAGATTcaatttggctcatagttctgctaCCATTTCCTCTATGGTAAATGAAGTCTCTGTGTGTAAATGAAGTAGAATCAAGATTAAGCTTATAATAGTAAGTGTTAAAGCAGACAGGAATATTATTAAAGTTGCAAGTTAAGTGCCCCAAAGTGGGAGTATGGGGAGATAAAGAGTAAtggttagctgggcatagtggcttacgcctgtaatcccagcactttgggaggccaaggcagaccaatcacctgaggtcaggagttctagaccagcctgaccaacatggagaaaccctgtctctactaaaaatacaaagttagctgggcatggtggcacatgcctgtaatcctagctactcgagaggctgaggcaggagaatcgcttgaacccggaaggcagaggttgcagcgagctgagatcgcaccattgcactccagcctgggcaacaagagcgaaactccatctcaaaaaaaaaaaaaaaaaaaaaaaaaaaatgagtaattgTCTGAATAGGACACGTGTTTTAGTTATATAAATCTGGGAGgaaaatttgcttttaaatttttgtggggcTGTGctactatttaaaataaagaataattatattttctttcacaggTTCAACAAAAGGATGTCACcgaaattgatattttagttaaGAACCGGGGAGTACTCAGACATTCAAACTATACCCTCCCTTTGGAAGAAAGCATGCTCTACTCTATTTCTCGAGACAGTGACATTTTATTTACCCTTCCTAACCTCTCCAAAAAAGGTAACTTAAAAGACCATTATTTAAAGTATTAAGAAGATTATTTAGTTGGTAGCTTTATATACTCTTgaactttgttattttttacaCTATTAGCAAAAGTTGCTATTTATCTTTAATTAATAGTTAATATGTTTGGAAatgagcttctttaaaaaaatgcttcatAACATGTATTGCTTCATATGTCCATTAAAGGACTTTAGGACTCTATTTTGAGCCTTAGTAGAATGTGATCAGTGCTGGTTGCACAGTGACATTTTTCAGTAATTATTCACTCTTACTCTGGGTACTGATCACAAAATATGTAATAAGACTATTGTAAAGGTTCATTCAGAGGAAGAACTATtcattttttcacagaaacaTAGAACTTCTAAAATTTTGGCTTTCTGTGTGACAGAATCATAACTGCTTTAGCTCCTTATACGTGTCTTCGTTTATAGTTCTCTTCTGACATTTCAATCAGTGAACATTCAGATGTGTTAATTTTTTCTTCCATGGTAAAATATGTGTTCTTACTATCCTAAATGCTATTGGTATCGTAATCTTAGGACTAGTAGGATAAGACACCAGCATTTTGGTAACGTTGCTCTTTCTCCTGGGTAGAAAGTGTTAGTTCACTGCAAACTACTAGCCAGTATCTTATCAGGAATGTGGAAACCACTGTAGATGAAGATGTTTTACCTGGCAAGTTACCTGAAACTCCTCTCAGAGCAGAGCCTCCATCTTCATATAAGGTAAATCAAGTATTTGGTGTTATATTTATTTGGTGTTATATTTATTTGGTGTTATCATAAGCATTCATGGTTATGATGAAGAAAATCGATCCTAGCATTTAAAATGGAGTGGAAATCCTGAAGAATGGAACTGTAGAGCATTGGTGATAATGGACTCATCTTGGTCTTAATGTGATATTTTTAGTATGCCTATTTTCCTCTTTGAGCTTTGTTTAGTAATATTGTAGTCAGATCATGATTATCAAGGTGCTGGATTTCATTTGGTTGGAATTATAAATTCTACAGTTCTTTCTCATATCCAGATTTCTGTGTTTGGTCTGTACCCGCTACCttgcatacacacatgtgcattgTGCCCCCAGGATCTTGCCCAGTGATTCAGCTCAGGTGGTTGAGAATATACTTCCTAGAGTCAGCCTGCCCAGGCTtgaaacctggttctgccgctgACTAATTGTGTGATCTAATTGAtcttgaacaaatttttttttttttctctgagatggagtctcgctctgtcacttaggctggagtgcagtggtgtgatctcagcttactcctccacctcctgggttcaagtgattctcccacctcagcctcctgagtagctgggattacaggcacacgctaccacggccagctaacttttgtatttttagtagagatggagtttcaccatgttggcgaggctggtctcaaactcctgacctcaagagatctacccaccttggcctcccaaagtgttgggattataggcgtgagccaccatccccggccAACGATTACTCTTTATTTCCCCGTACTCCCACTTTGGGGCACTTAATCTCTctaacctcagtttctttatctgtacagTGGGGCACCCACTTAATCTGAATAGTAGTGTAAAGTAGTATCTCATGaagttgttataaggattaaataagttggGTACTACATATAAATATGCATTGGCACCTACTAATTTCTCGAATGTTACCTGTGACATTTATACTGCTTACCAGGAATATATTCATGGGTTCAGAGAGTATCCCGATATCTCTCTGTATATTAAGTAGACCCCTAcccaaaattcattttaaatgagCAGAGTCTATGTTTGGTCTTAAAGGAGTAGTAGCTCTCACTGAAGGTCAGGATTGCATATTTGAGGTCACTTTAGCAGTCTGGACTGTAGCACCTTTACCCTGTCTACCTCACCTCCCTTAGCAGGTCAGCCCCAGAGCAGACTGTCTTCATAGTCCATGCCATCAGTGCCCACCTTAGGTTCTTCTCTCACTCTTAAAGTATAGAAACATGTTTTGTACACAGTGAACTTCCcatctattctaaaatttactaatatgtttgtctttctcttccttctcttgtgCTGTAGCTACTAGAAACAGTTGACTCTGCTCCATTTTGTTTATAATGGACTAGCCTAACGAATCTCTTGTCAATTAGCAATTATTTTCACTTGATGTGTAgttagaaaacaatataaataattttacaggCTATTAACATTTTTGTGCTTGTATTGTtagaacataatttttaaaattgtaagtaactttattgaggtacattctaaaataaaatcaccgtttaaaatatacaattagttttgacaaatgtagtCACCCATGTAACTACCAGCACaatcaaaatatagaatatttttatcatcccaaagctaaaacattaaaaaatttaaagtttattctTAGAGATTGATGCAACTTGCATATCTAATCGAAATTCCTTTTTCAGGTAATGTGTCAGTGGATGGAAAAGTTTAGAAAAGATCTGTGTAGGTTCTGGAGCAGTGTTTTCCCAGTATTCTTCCAGTTTTTGAACATCATGGTGGTTGGAATTACAGGAGCAGCTGTGGTAATAACCATCTTAAAGGTGCTTTTCCCAGTTTCTGAATACAAGtaagtatttcttatttttgaaatgttagtatttttaatgattaaaaagtGAGATATATTTGCTATGTTTTAGagtagaaaatattagaaaaggtAAGACAAATGGGAGAGAAAATAACACCTACTGTTTTTCTAGCCCATCTTCCAATGTTAGCAAAATtgaaacacatttattgaatagctATTGTGATCAAGACATTCTTAGAGATTCAGATGTAAGTAAGACAAACTCTGCTAAGAACTTAAAATCTAGTAGCGGAGGAAGGGAACAAATATGTCTaatggaaaatgcaagtgtatgATCAGAGGTGAACAAAACCAGAGGACTTCATGATGTATTTTCAACCCCAGAGTATCAGTTCAAAATGTAGTTAATTTCACTAGACAAGCaggatattcattgcagcattgtttgtaatagaaaataaaagcaaaataggctgggcacagtggctcatgcttgtaatcccagcagtttgggagtccaaggcaggtggatcatgaggtcaagagattgagaccatcgtggccaacatggtgaaaccccatctctactaaaaataaaaaaaaattagcccggacctggtggctcatgcctgtaatcctggcactttgggaggccgaggcgggcggatcacaaggtcaggaatttgagaccagcctggccaatatgatgaaaccctatctctactaaaaatacaaaaattagccagccgtggtggcgggcgcctgtagtcccagttactcaggaggctgaggcaggagaataacttgaacccgggaggcagaggttgcagtgagccgagattgcaccactgcactccagtctgggcgacagagtgagacttcatctcaaaaaataaaaataaaaactagctgggcgtgtggCACCCAACTGTAGtttcagcttctcaggaggctgaggcaggagaatcgcttgaacccggaaggtggaggttgtggggagccgagatcgtgccgttgcactccagcctgggaaacgagcaaaactccctctcaaaaaaaaaaaaaaagtaaaagcaaaataaaaaccctCTTAACTGTATATCAGTTAGGGCTAATGAGATTTTCTCTGGCTGAGTAAGTCCAAAATCTATTATGTGGGGGGAAATATGGCAAAGCAGTATGATCACATTTAGGTGAAACAAAATATTACGTGTATATAAATGCATAGAAAATTTCTGGAATGAGAAAACAAGTTATCTCTAATGAGTGGGAATGAGAACAGAGGTGGAGAGACTGACTTTGACttccttttgtatattttttagtcaaaaattataatatttaaaatgaattattgttagtatttttttcaagttaaatcagtcgttttattttattttattttatttatttattgagatggaatgtcactccatcacccaggctggagtgcagtggcatgatctcggctcactgcaacctccgcctcctgggttcaagcgattctcctgcctcggcctctcgagtagctgggattacaggcatgcgccaccttgcttggttaatttttgtatttttagtagatttggggttttgccacgttggcccagctggtctcaaattcctgaactcaggtgGATCAGGTGgatcacaccttggcctcccaaaatgctgggattacaggcatgaaccactgcacctggcccattagTCATTTTAATTATCTTAACAGAAACAAATCTCAATGCAGATGACCACAGTTCTTGGCTTAGCTACATTGCATTATACTGTTATGTAACAGGATTTTTGGAAAAGAAGACCTAATTTGAACATTTACTTTTCCACCTGCTTGCTGTGAGGTCTTTGAACCTCCGACTTCTTCAGGTGTAATGATGAACTAATGCCTCCCTTGAAGGATTGTTGAAAGTCAAAGTCATGAAGCAAGCAAAGCACCTGCAGAGTAAAGAAATATTAGTTGCCCCTCCCACCtcttagtttacatttccactgaATTGGCATTCCCATTCCTTTCTGATACAGAAATATCCTTATTGAAAATGCTTAGAACcaaaagtgtttcagatttcagatttttttggaattttgaatatttgcattatacttactggttgagcatcctcaatccaaaatccaaaatgctcttgGGAGCATTTCCTTtgcatatatggaaatatatatataatacttgtatatattttatataaatatttataaatgtgtatatatatatagagagagagagagacacgggggtcttgctatgttggctaggttggtcttgaactcttggcctcaagttgtcctcctgccttggcctcccaaagtgccaggattacaggtgtgaaccactgtgcctggccaagcatTTTCTTTAAGtatcatgttggcactcaaaaagttttggattttggagcattttggattttggattagggatacttgacctgtaataaaaataatgtcatttaaCAGATTTCTTTCCCCTTTGGCtgccaggaagttccaaactttttttGAACTTTATTATGTGTACCTGCATAGAAAACAGTGttgtaatgtttttctttttcttttgccattGTTTTGTTATGGGTTTCTCTGCAGGAACAGAtgcaatataaaattaaaaaccaaatttgCAGTTGTACTGTGGATACTTCCTGGTAGAAAAAGATTTAATACAGAACTATAGAGAGCGATGAACTGAAAGTAtccttttctctgttcttcaaTTCTTATCCTACCTAGAGGTAGTCATTGTCAACtgagttgacatttttaatcCAAATTCTATGTATTAATGTAAATGTACACTAGATAATCATAATTGTTTATCAACTCAGATTGTTAATTGTTCTGCGTTGCATTTTTCACTTAAGACAGAGGTTTCCCAAACTTTCTTGGTTTACAGTATCCTTAGTGtgccagtaattttttttaatgccccTATACTTAGGCCAAAAGacaaatttaaagatttttatttttattttttattgtatgtatgtatgcatttatttatttatttattttgagacagagtctcgctctgtcgcccaggctgaagtgcagtggcacaatctcggctcactgtaagctccgcttcccgggttcatgccattctcctgcctcagcctcctgagtagctgggactacaggcgcctgccaccacgcccagctaattttttgtatgtttagtagagacgaggtttcaccgtgttagccaggatggtctcgatctcctgacctcgtgatctccctgccttggcctcccaaagtactgggattacaggtgtgagccaccacgcccagcaattttGTTCTTAAATTACTAATTTAAGAAATACTAATGGGATGTGAGTGCCTATAGAGCACTATACAATACCTCATATCTTGGCATCAGACTGGAAATTGGCATCCTCATTTCTTGTTCAGTGTTAGTTTTGTACAGTATTTGCTTTTTATCATAGTAACCACCTGTgttaatccattttgtgttgcttatAAAGTAATACCTGGGCTGGTtactttataaagaacagagattatttatttagctcatggttctacaAGAACCAtgtaggctgtacaagaagtATGGTGCTGCCATCAGCTGGGCTTCTGGTAAGgtcctcaggctgcttccactcagcAGCATCACAAGGCAAAGCATGTGCAGATATCACATAtcaagaaaggaagcaagaggaACAGCAGGGGGGtgtcaggctctttttaacaaccagctctccagggaatgaataatgagaactcattcccttcccctccagagagggcattaatctgttcatgaaGGATCTGTCCTCATGGCCCGAACACTTCCTATTAGGCCACACCTCCAACATAGGGGAGtaaattttaacatgaggttTGGAAGGGAAAAACTTTCCAAATCTAACACCACCAAAACCCAGCTTTGGAAAGATTGACTTCATTGACTGTTTTGCAATCTAATGTTAAAAGCATGAAGTAACCTCAAGGTAATATTACACATGAAGTCTCTTGAAAATTTATAATATTCTGTGGTGCCACTGTGAGTTTGCTTACCAACCCAGGGACCTCAGTGCAGTTTGGGAACCATAGACCTAAGATCTTTTCTTATCactacatatattcttttttgtccCCTTAgttattttaattccattttattttttattacttgtttttgagacaaggtctcaccttgacacccaggctggagtgcagtggctcagtcatggctcactgcagcctcaatctcccaagacttaagtgatcctctcacctcagcctcctgagtagctaggactaaggtgtgtgtcaccatgcccagctaattttttaaatttattttttgtagaggctaggttggcccaggctggtctcaaactcctggggtcaagcagtccgtccaccttggcttcccaaagttctgggattacaggcatcagccactgtgcccagccctttatattatttttaactgacatGTCATAATTATGTATAGCTTAcctattctttttatggctgcatagttctAAAGGAGATAGGAAAAACCGAAGCATAGGAAAAATACTTTGGTTTTTCCTACTCTGACACTCTGGAGTACTTCACGTTTGGGCACCAATATGTGTGTGGGCATTTTTCCCCACCAGTAACCAGTTCtccagtggacaccagctgggtgtcctctaattcagttcAGTTCTGACACTTTCCACCTGGACacagcatcagatcccacaggctaAGGGCTTAgttccacaagactgccccccttCAGATGCCAGTTGTAAGCCCCAGGTTGTGACATGTGATTCTGACCAGCTGGGTATAAAGAGGTTCCCATGACCtcctctttgggtttgattaatttgcttgGGACGTCTTTGGGGCGGCTCACAGATCTCAGGGAAACACCTCCACTTACTGGTTTATTACAAAGGAAACAACAAGCAGATGGAAGAAGTGCATAGGGTAAGacatggggagggggagaggggttCAGAGCTTCCCTGCCCTCCCTAGGTGCACCTCTATCCAGGTCCCATACCTCTGTGTGTTgagctatccagaagctctccaaacctagtccttttgggtttttttgcagGTTTCatcacataggcatgattgattacatcACTGGTCAtggtgatcaactcaaccttTAGTACCCCATTTCCTTCCCCAAGGTTAGGGGATGGGACTGATCTCATGGTTGATACCCCTGGCAACCAGCTCCCCTGTTGAGGCTATCCAGGATCCCCCAGCCATCAGTCATCATTAGCATCCAAAAGATACTTACCACTTTGGAGATTTAAGGATTTTAGGAGCTGTTCCAGGAAGTCAGAGGAACTTAGAAGTCACAATATCACAGGTGTTCCACAGTATAGATATACCTTAATATAA is part of the Symphalangus syndactylus isolate Jambi chromosome 2, NHGRI_mSymSyn1-v2.1_pri, whole genome shotgun sequence genome and harbors:
- the GINM1 gene encoding glycoprotein integral membrane protein 1 yields the protein MEGAPPGPLALRLLLFVALPASGWLTTGAPEPPPLSGAPQDGIRINVTTLKDDGDISKQQVVLNITYESGQVYVNDLPVNSGVTRISCQTLIVKNENLENLEEKEYFGIVSVRILVHEWPMTSGSSLQLIVIQEEVVEIDGKQVQQKDVTEIDILVKNRGVLRHSNYTLPLEESMLYSISRDSDILFTLPNLSKKESVSSLQTTSQYLIRNVETTVDEDVLPGKLPETPLRAEPPSSYKVMCQWMEKFRKDLCRFWSSVFPVFFQFLNIMVVGITGAAVVITILKVLFPVSEYKGILQLDKVDVIPVTAINLYPDGPEKTAENLEDKTCI